In Clostridium swellfunianum, a genomic segment contains:
- a CDS encoding S8 family serine peptidase, which translates to MNRFMRSLLLTSASFCILLSGCSPKIDTAQHENMTSSVQEFSNAGTADNIDLTEQWAIIHTKSNLAWKVHKQKKQIKVAVVDTGVDYNHPDLKDRVLKEEGFNFINNSNDTMDDNWHGTHVAGIIAADTSNNFGVAGVVGNYDVKIIPVKVLNGKGEGSSDIMAIGIKYAADKGVDIINFSVGFDVMDPYIGEAIKYARSKGVFVVVSSGNNDRNSDFTSPAGDEGAYTVASINSNDEKSIFSNFGSSVKISAPGENILSTIPGGNYDYRNGTSMAAPIVAGAAAMMKAVNPNLTPEQIEQILNKTADDVMEKGKDKSTGFGILNAETAVEMADNYDKV; encoded by the coding sequence ATGAATAGATTTATGAGAAGTTTACTTTTAACATCGGCTTCTTTTTGTATTTTACTAAGCGGTTGCTCACCAAAGATAGATACTGCCCAACATGAGAACATGACAAGTAGTGTACAAGAATTTTCAAATGCTGGCACTGCTGATAATATAGATTTGACAGAGCAGTGGGCAATAATCCACACGAAAAGCAATTTAGCATGGAAGGTTCATAAACAGAAGAAGCAGATAAAGGTTGCTGTAGTGGATACAGGGGTAGATTATAATCATCCTGATCTTAAAGATAGAGTGTTAAAGGAGGAGGGGTTTAATTTTATAAATAACAGCAATGATACAATGGATGACAACTGGCATGGCACCCATGTGGCGGGGATAATAGCTGCGGATACTTCAAATAACTTCGGGGTTGCTGGTGTAGTTGGAAATTATGATGTAAAGATAATACCTGTTAAGGTTCTAAATGGAAAAGGCGAAGGATCTTCTGATATAATGGCTATCGGAATAAAATATGCTGCAGACAAAGGTGTAGACATAATAAATTTTAGTGTAGGTTTTGATGTTATGGATCCTTATATTGGGGAAGCTATTAAATATGCAAGAAGTAAAGGAGTTTTTGTGGTAGTATCTTCAGGAAACAATGATAGAAACTCCGACTTTACTAGCCCTGCAGGAGATGAGGGGGCATATACAGTGGCTTCTATTAATTCAAATGATGAAAAAAGCATATTTTCTAATTTTGGTTCTTCGGTAAAAATCTCAGCTCCAGGTGAGAATATACTAAGTACTATTCCTGGAGGTAATTATGATTATAGAAATGGTACAAGCATGGCGGCCCCAATAGTAGCTGGTGCTGCAGCTATGATGAAGGCGGTTAATCCCAATTTAACACCAGAACAAATAGAACAAATACTAAATAAAACAGCAGATGATGTGATGGAAAAAGGAAAAGATAAAAGTACGGGTTTTGGAATATTAAATGCTGAAACTGCTGTGGAAATGGCTGATAACTATGATAAAGTATAG
- the brnQ gene encoding branched-chain amino acid transport system II carrier protein produces MKKSSKDIIVIGFALFAMFFGAGNLIFPPTLGKMVGTKFLPAIIGFLLTGVGLPLMGIIASAKINGSFDDMASKVSKNFSLIAGTALVLAIGPLLAIPRTAATTYELGIKPLFPFISPLAAIIIYFLINLAFVLKPSSIIDNIGKILTPILLLMLASIIIKGIVTPIGAITATPVANVLPRALLEGYQTMDAMASVMFSSIIIASVASRGYKKNSEIVSTTIKAGLVAVLGLAFVYGGLLYLGAQTVQIFPQDITKTELVIEIARRTLGSFGSIALGLSVALACLTTSIGLTATAAEFFSKTLTNGKVSYKVNVMLITVLSIFVAMMGVDNIVQFASPILSILYPVVIVLILTTLMGKLIKHNKVVAAAVYTTLVVSIIDTLTGLGYLPTAIKSIFLLIPLASNGFAWVIPAFVAMFISSWLIKDEGIDREELKKTA; encoded by the coding sequence ATGAAAAAATCTTCAAAAGACATAATAGTAATCGGCTTTGCACTTTTTGCAATGTTCTTCGGAGCAGGAAATTTAATTTTCCCTCCAACTTTAGGAAAAATGGTTGGAACTAAATTCTTACCTGCTATAATCGGCTTTCTTTTAACCGGAGTTGGACTTCCTCTTATGGGCATTATTGCTTCAGCTAAAATCAATGGCAGCTTTGATGATATGGCCAGCAAAGTGTCAAAAAATTTCTCACTGATTGCAGGTACAGCTTTAGTACTTGCTATTGGTCCTCTTTTGGCAATACCAAGAACTGCTGCTACTACATATGAATTAGGTATAAAGCCTTTGTTCCCATTTATAAGTCCACTAGCAGCTATCATAATATACTTTCTAATTAATTTAGCTTTTGTATTGAAGCCTTCTTCAATAATTGATAACATAGGAAAAATACTAACACCAATTTTACTTTTAATGCTTGCCTCAATAATTATTAAAGGTATTGTTACACCTATAGGGGCGATAACTGCAACTCCAGTTGCAAATGTACTGCCAAGAGCACTTCTAGAGGGATACCAAACTATGGATGCAATGGCTTCTGTTATGTTTTCTTCTATAATAATTGCCTCGGTAGCTTCTAGAGGCTATAAGAAAAACTCTGAAATAGTATCCACAACAATTAAAGCAGGTCTTGTTGCAGTGCTTGGTTTAGCTTTTGTATATGGAGGACTTCTTTACTTAGGTGCTCAAACAGTTCAAATATTTCCCCAAGATATAACGAAGACTGAATTAGTTATTGAGATAGCGCGTAGAACTTTAGGCAGCTTTGGCAGCATAGCACTTGGACTTTCTGTCGCTCTTGCCTGCCTGACTACTTCCATTGGTCTTACAGCTACAGCAGCAGAATTTTTCAGCAAAACACTTACGAATGGAAAAGTTTCCTATAAGGTTAATGTGATGCTTATAACAGTATTAAGCATATTTGTTGCAATGATGGGAGTGGATAATATTGTGCAGTTTGCTTCTCCAATTCTCAGCATACTTTATCCAGTGGTTATAGTCCTCATATTAACTACACTGATGGGAAAATTGATAAAGCACAATAAAGTAGTAGCTGCAGCAGTTTATACAACACTTGTTGTCAGCATAATTGATACTTTAACTGGTCTTGGTTATTTGCCTACAGCAATTAAAAGCATATTCCTTCTGATTCCTTTAGCAAGCAATGGTTTCGCATGGGTTATACCTGCATTTGTTGCTATGTTTATAAGCTCTTGGCTTATAAAGGATGAAGGTATAGATAGAGAAGAGTTAAAAAAGACAGCTTAA
- a CDS encoding L,D-transpeptidase family protein has translation MNKKALAFVLPFLLAVSLTSCTKDTNLGLDQPNTPVIIPVTTEPAKDQVKPAPISESPKEEIKPTPPADQLPKEPTTFRQGDKGKKIKEIQQKLNKFGYKLIVDGDYGSSTTAAVIDFQKRNKINADGVVGPATFKALEKNPTAETTYIPPAPKPSSVTPPKTNGAASLEQYINNKNFPSKTKYLIWIDIPKQRVNIFTGSNKNWKLLKSMVCSTGKSYTPTIKGNFEVGVKGSYFIADGGARCKWYTQIKGNYLFHSVLYDNKGERIIDSTLGVPASHGCVRLATENAKFIYDNIPAGTAIWSN, from the coding sequence ATGAATAAGAAAGCCTTAGCATTTGTCTTACCATTTTTACTTGCTGTTTCGTTAACCAGCTGTACTAAGGATACTAACTTAGGTCTTGATCAACCTAACACTCCTGTTATTATACCAGTAACAACCGAGCCTGCTAAAGATCAAGTAAAGCCTGCTCCAATTTCTGAATCTCCTAAAGAAGAAATAAAACCTACTCCCCCTGCTGATCAACTACCAAAGGAACCTACAACTTTTAGGCAGGGTGATAAAGGTAAAAAAATTAAAGAAATACAGCAAAAGCTAAATAAGTTTGGCTACAAACTTATTGTTGATGGTGATTATGGTTCTTCAACAACCGCTGCTGTAATAGATTTTCAAAAGAGAAATAAAATTAATGCAGATGGAGTTGTTGGACCTGCAACCTTCAAAGCTCTAGAAAAAAATCCTACTGCAGAGACTACGTATATACCGCCAGCACCAAAGCCCTCATCAGTGACTCCACCAAAAACCAATGGTGCAGCATCATTGGAGCAATATATAAACAATAAAAATTTTCCTAGCAAAACTAAATATCTTATTTGGATTGATATTCCAAAACAGAGGGTTAATATTTTTACAGGCTCAAATAAGAATTGGAAGCTTCTAAAATCAATGGTCTGCTCTACTGGAAAGTCTTATACTCCGACAATTAAAGGAAACTTTGAAGTTGGTGTAAAGGGCAGTTACTTCATAGCAGATGGAGGAGCTCGCTGCAAGTGGTATACCCAAATCAAAGGTAATTACCTTTTCCACAGCGTATTATATGATAATAAAGGCGAAAGAATTATAGACAGTACCTTAGGTGTACCTGCATCGCACGGTTGTGTAAGACTTGCAACAGAAAATGCAAAATTTATATATGACAACATACCTGCAGGAACTGCTATTTGGTCGAATTAA